Proteins encoded within one genomic window of Erinaceus europaeus chromosome 13, mEriEur2.1, whole genome shotgun sequence:
- the TTC4 gene encoding tetratricopeptide repeat protein 4 isoform X1, with protein MVGGQRTVMDPSQPDAASDDAMDEFLEKFRSQPYRGGFHEDKWEEEFEKIPLFMKTAPSEINAKENPDLACLQSIIFDEERSPEEQAKTYKDEGNDYFKGKEYKKAVVSYTEGLKKKCNNPDLNAVLYTNRAAAQYYLGNFRSALNDVTAAKKLKPCHLKAVVRGALCHLELKNFAEAVSWCDEGLQIDAKEKKLLELRAKADKLKRTEQRDIRKAKLKEKKEQNKNEALLQAIKARNIRLVSEVTGKDDDSDSESLGEVLLDGLSSENPYGARLSIDDQGKLSWPVLFLYPEYAQSDFISAFHEDARFIDHLMMMFAETPSWDLEQKYCPDHLEVYFEDEDRAELYCVPPKTTLLRVLQNPRYFVKALTPVFLVCVGTSPFCKNFLQGRKVHQAK; from the exons ATGGTGGGAGGGCAGAGAACTGTCATGGATCCATCTCAGCCGGACGCTGCTTCGGACGACGCTATGGACGAGTTCCTGGAAAAGTTCCGGAGCCAGCCTTACCGTGGAGGCTTCCACGAGGACAAGTGGGAGGAG GAATTTGAAAAGATCCCCCTATTTATGAAGACAGCGCCATCAGAAATTAATGCGAAGGAGAATCCTGATTTGGCTTGCCTCCAGTCAATTATATTTGATGAAGAGCGATCTCCAGAAG aacAGGCCAAGACATATAAAGATGAGGGCAATGATTACTTTAAAGGAAAAGAGTACAAAAAAGCTGTGGTCTCTTACACTGAAGGATTAAAGAAGAAATGCAACAACCCTGATCTGAATGCTGTCCTTTATACCAACCGGGCAGCGGCACAGTACTATCtgg GCAATTTTCGTTCTGCTCTCAATGATGTGACAGCTGCCAAAAAGCTTAAACCCTGTCATCTCAAAGCAGTAGTAAGAG GTGCCTTATGCCATCTGGAGCTAAAAAACTTTGCTGAGGCAGTGAGCTGGTGCGACGAAGGGCTGCAGATAGATGCCAAAGAGAAGAAGCTTTTGGAGCTGAGGGcgaaggcagacaagctgaag CGAACCGAACAGAGGGATATAAGAAAAgcaaagttaaaagaaaagaaggagcagAATAAGAATGAGGCTTTACTCCAGGCCATCAAG gcTAGAAACATCAGGCTGGTCTCTGAAGTTACGGGGAAGGATGATGATTCCGACTCAGAAAGTCTGGGTGAAGTGCTCCTGGACGGGCTCAGCTCTGAGAACCCCTACGGAGCTAGGCTTAGTATAGATGACCAGGGCAAGCTGAGCTGGCCTGTGCTCTTTCTGTACCCAGAATATGCCCAGTCAGACTTCATCTCTGCCTTCCATGAGGACGCCAG GTTTATTGACCATCTAATGATGATGTTTGCTGAAACACCTTCCTGGGATTTAGAGCAGAAATACTGCCCTGATCATTTAGAG GTCTACTTTGAGGATGAGGACAGGGCAGAACTCTACTGTGTACCTCCCAAGACTACCCTGCTGCGTGTGCTGCAGAACCCCAG GTACTTTGTAAAAGCCTTGACACCAGTGTTTCTGGTGTGTGTAGGAACCTCTCCCTTTTGTAAGAATTTTCTCCAGGGGAGAAAAGTGCACCAGGCAAAGTGA
- the TTC4 gene encoding tetratricopeptide repeat protein 4 isoform X2, with protein sequence MRRRILIWLASSQLYLMKSDLQKAKTYKDEGNDYFKGKEYKKAVVSYTEGLKKKCNNPDLNAVLYTNRAAAQYYLGNFRSALNDVTAAKKLKPCHLKAVVRGALCHLELKNFAEAVSWCDEGLQIDAKEKKLLELRAKADKLKRTEQRDIRKAKLKEKKEQNKNEALLQAIKARNIRLVSEVTGKDDDSDSESLGEVLLDGLSSENPYGARLSIDDQGKLSWPVLFLYPEYAQSDFISAFHEDARFIDHLMMMFAETPSWDLEQKYCPDHLEVYFEDEDRAELYCVPPKTTLLRVLQNPRYFVKALTPVFLVCVGTSPFCKNFLQGRKVHQAK encoded by the exons ATGCGAAGGAGAATCCTGATTTGGCTTGCCTCCAGTCAATTATATTTGATGAAGAGCGATCTCCAGAAG GCCAAGACATATAAAGATGAGGGCAATGATTACTTTAAAGGAAAAGAGTACAAAAAAGCTGTGGTCTCTTACACTGAAGGATTAAAGAAGAAATGCAACAACCCTGATCTGAATGCTGTCCTTTATACCAACCGGGCAGCGGCACAGTACTATCtgg GCAATTTTCGTTCTGCTCTCAATGATGTGACAGCTGCCAAAAAGCTTAAACCCTGTCATCTCAAAGCAGTAGTAAGAG GTGCCTTATGCCATCTGGAGCTAAAAAACTTTGCTGAGGCAGTGAGCTGGTGCGACGAAGGGCTGCAGATAGATGCCAAAGAGAAGAAGCTTTTGGAGCTGAGGGcgaaggcagacaagctgaag CGAACCGAACAGAGGGATATAAGAAAAgcaaagttaaaagaaaagaaggagcagAATAAGAATGAGGCTTTACTCCAGGCCATCAAG gcTAGAAACATCAGGCTGGTCTCTGAAGTTACGGGGAAGGATGATGATTCCGACTCAGAAAGTCTGGGTGAAGTGCTCCTGGACGGGCTCAGCTCTGAGAACCCCTACGGAGCTAGGCTTAGTATAGATGACCAGGGCAAGCTGAGCTGGCCTGTGCTCTTTCTGTACCCAGAATATGCCCAGTCAGACTTCATCTCTGCCTTCCATGAGGACGCCAG GTTTATTGACCATCTAATGATGATGTTTGCTGAAACACCTTCCTGGGATTTAGAGCAGAAATACTGCCCTGATCATTTAGAG GTCTACTTTGAGGATGAGGACAGGGCAGAACTCTACTGTGTACCTCCCAAGACTACCCTGCTGCGTGTGCTGCAGAACCCCAG GTACTTTGTAAAAGCCTTGACACCAGTGTTTCTGGTGTGTGTAGGAACCTCTCCCTTTTGTAAGAATTTTCTCCAGGGGAGAAAAGTGCACCAGGCAAAGTGA